In Euphorbia lathyris chromosome 10, ddEupLath1.1, whole genome shotgun sequence, a single genomic region encodes these proteins:
- the LOC136208328 gene encoding wall-associated receptor kinase 17-like, which yields MSGDGKVRCRLSHFIEVFIVVILVVLIGIISILITILLNKRRKQKNFLRNGGKLLEHQRVRIFSGNELAEATKNYDKSNFLGEGGFGSVYKGKLKDGTQVAIKKPKGFNKALINEDFQHEIGIISQINHKNVVKILGLCLETKIPLLVYEFISNGSLDHYLHHQTSIRIVKNWENCLRIAAEAALAFEYLHSLADPSVIHGDVKPANILLDDQYTAKVGDFGASVIIPPDHKIMASQIRGTFGYIDPEYFTTDILTEKSDVYSFGVVLVELLTGAKPNSVAR from the exons ATGTCTGGTGATGGAAAAGTCCGCTGCCGACTGTCACACTTCATAGAAGTTTTCATAG TTGTGATCCTAGTCGTGCTAATTGGGATCATTAGTATCTTAATTACAATATTGttgaacaagagaagaaaacaaaaaaacttCTTAAGGAATGGGGGGAAATTATTGGAGCACCAAAGAGTGAGGATTTTTAGCGGCAATGAGCTAGCAGAGGCGACAAAAAATTATGACAAAAGTAACTTCCTCGGTGAAGGTGGCTTTGGATCTGTTTATAAAGGAAAACTTAAAGATGGTACTCAAGTAGCAATCAAGAAGCCTAAAGGTTTCAATAAAGCACTTATTAATGAAGATTTCCAGCATGAAATTGGGattatttcacaaattaaccacaAAAATGTTGTCAAGATTTTGGGATTATGTTTGGAGACTAAAATTCCGTTGCTAGTTTACGAATTCATTTCTAATGGAAGTCTAGACCATTATCTTCATCATCAAACATCTATTCGGATAGTGAAAAATTGGGAAAATTGCTTGAGAATTGCTGCGGAAGCTGCACTTGCATTTGAATATTTACATTCCCTCGCAGATCCGTCGGTAATTCATGGAGATGTCAAGCCAGCCAACATACTCCTTGATGATCAGTACACTGCAAAGGTTGGGGATTTTGGAGCTTCGGTGATAATTCCCCCGGATCATAAAATTATGGCTTCACAAATACGAGGGACTTTCGGCTACATTGATCCAGAGTATTTTACTACGGATATCTTAACAGAAAAGAGCGATGTTTATAGCTTCGGAGTTGTTCTTGTCGAGCTTTTAACAGGGGCGAAGCCAAATTCTGTGGCGAGATGA